A section of the Candidatus Manganitrophus noduliformans genome encodes:
- a CDS encoding glycosyltransferase family 2 protein, producing the protein MSNPLISIITPAFNHGRYIGRCIESLLAQTYSNWEMVIVDDGSTDNTAEVVQSYRDSRITYLYQKNRGVKELAGTINTGLAKTKGEFVTMFGSDDTWPSYRLEKQIPIFDEPDVVLCFGLGYLIDENDQILGSINPPPDLNHVQNRPVGSILHRLFLSHFIFQPSVLLRRAALEKIGGYLQPAGLLAEDYPTHMALALEGEFRYLDLHLANYRMHPGQMTRNHYQGMVETDIPYVLEFFRHLTPEMQKRTGWTESRLSRELSRRLHNAYFEVGRRDLLAGNWVKARRHFINALGRGSLTTKAKAFLGISCSLLHTDMEGVIQLSGRTPLR; encoded by the coding sequence ATGAGCAATCCTCTGATTTCGATCATTACACCGGCCTTCAACCACGGCCGCTATATCGGCCGCTGCATCGAAAGCCTCCTTGCCCAAACCTACTCCAATTGGGAGATGGTCATTGTCGATGACGGATCGACCGACAACACGGCCGAAGTCGTTCAATCGTATCGAGACTCACGCATCACCTACCTCTATCAAAAAAACAGGGGGGTCAAGGAATTGGCCGGCACGATCAACACCGGCCTCGCGAAAACAAAGGGTGAATTCGTGACCATGTTCGGCAGCGACGATACCTGGCCCTCTTATCGGCTGGAAAAGCAGATTCCGATCTTCGACGAACCGGATGTGGTTCTCTGCTTCGGGTTGGGATATCTGATCGACGAAAATGACCAGATTCTCGGCAGTATCAATCCTCCTCCCGACCTGAATCACGTGCAGAATCGGCCGGTCGGATCGATCCTTCATCGGCTGTTTCTCTCCCATTTCATATTTCAGCCGAGCGTCCTTCTTCGTCGAGCGGCGCTCGAAAAAATCGGAGGCTACCTTCAGCCTGCCGGGCTCCTCGCCGAGGATTATCCGACCCATATGGCCCTTGCATTGGAAGGGGAATTCCGCTATCTCGATCTTCACCTTGCGAATTATCGAATGCACCCCGGGCAGATGACCCGCAACCACTATCAGGGAATGGTTGAAACCGACATCCCGTATGTTCTGGAATTTTTCAGACATCTGACCCCGGAAATGCAGAAACGGACAGGATGGACCGAATCACGCCTGAGCCGGGAGCTGTCGAGGCGGCTTCATAACGCCTATTTCGAGGTCGGCCGCCGGGATCTTCTTGCGGGGAATTGGGTGAAAGCGCGCCGTCATTTTATCAACGCCTTGGGCCGCGGGAGCCTCACCACAAAAGCGAAAGCTTTTCTCGGGATCTCCTGCAGTCTTCTCCATACCGACATGGAAGGGGTCATCCAACTTTCGGGCCGAACCCCGCTCCGCTGA